A DNA window from Niabella yanshanensis contains the following coding sequences:
- a CDS encoding alpha-L-rhamnosidase, giving the protein MKYSFKYAFLFLTAYIFVLQNKVDAQSLEVKNVQIEQQSHPIGIGTATPRFSWQISSDKRAVKQVAYEILVATSKADLEKNIGDAWSSGKINSDNALLIPYKGSALKPNQYYYTKIKVVTNKGEEAWSKPMFFTLGFVNNGDWKAKWIGYDKAFPWDSVSQWSRLSARYYRKEFSSVKKLKKAFVNLVGLGMYELRINGKKMGDQVLAPAPTDYRKSVLSNTFDVTEHIQSGKNAIGVVLGNGRFFTMRQNYKPQKINNFGFPKLLFQMDLIYDDGTTQTIISDESWKFTADGPIRTNNEYDGEEYDATKELSGWADVGYNDGQWLKALLVAAPLGKVTPQPTKHMKVMQKLAPVSINKLKEDIYILDMGQNLSGWLQIKVKGKRGAQVKMKFAESLQPDGQLYIANLRDARVTDVYTLKGKGEETWHPTFIYHGFRYVEIMGWPGTPSVSDFEGHLVYDQMTTAGTLKTSNEVVNNIVKNAWWGIASNYKGMPVDCPQRNERQPWLGDRAQGAYGESFLFNNASLYAKWLDDIEESQTTEGAIPDVAPAYWNYYSDNVTWPGTYILVADMLHQQFGDQQSIKKHYPSMKKWLAYMKGKYMKNFIVTKDKYGDWCVPPEDLKMIKSQDSTRTTNGQLLATAYYYRLLGIMKRFAKISGNDRDIAAFTALRANIKSAFNKKFFRTQTSQYDNGTVTANLLPLYFGMTPDGKEQQVFENIVKKLQSDNMHISTGVIGTQWLMRGLTQHGKADAALTLASNKTYPSWGYMIENGATTIWELWNGNTANPQMNSQNHIMLLGDLLIWMFEDLGGIKAAAPGFKEIEMKPSFVQQLNNVEAAYQSAAGDIKSQWKRNGNQIQWQIEVPANSSAIIHIPAATATSIKEEGKAISNAEGVSLLKWENGIATLRIGSGNYQFTN; this is encoded by the coding sequence ATGAAATACAGTTTTAAATACGCTTTTTTATTTTTAACCGCATATATTTTTGTTCTGCAAAATAAGGTTGACGCACAGAGTTTAGAAGTTAAGAATGTACAGATAGAACAGCAGTCGCATCCCATCGGCATTGGTACCGCAACGCCACGTTTCAGTTGGCAGATCAGCTCTGACAAAAGAGCTGTTAAACAGGTAGCTTATGAAATACTGGTAGCAACTTCTAAGGCCGACCTGGAGAAAAATATTGGTGATGCCTGGTCTTCAGGAAAGATCAACAGTGACAATGCGTTATTGATACCATATAAAGGGAGTGCACTGAAGCCTAATCAATATTATTATACGAAAATAAAAGTTGTTACCAATAAAGGAGAAGAGGCCTGGAGTAAACCCATGTTTTTCACGCTTGGCTTTGTAAATAACGGGGATTGGAAAGCTAAATGGATTGGTTACGACAAGGCATTTCCCTGGGACAGCGTTTCTCAGTGGTCTCGATTATCCGCCCGCTACTATCGTAAAGAATTTAGTTCGGTAAAAAAACTAAAAAAGGCTTTTGTTAATCTGGTGGGCCTGGGCATGTATGAACTACGCATCAATGGTAAAAAAATGGGTGACCAGGTATTAGCACCAGCACCTACGGATTACAGGAAGTCTGTTTTGAGTAACACATTTGATGTAACGGAGCATATTCAATCAGGTAAGAATGCTATTGGTGTTGTGCTGGGTAACGGACGTTTCTTTACCATGAGGCAGAACTACAAGCCTCAAAAAATCAACAATTTCGGCTTCCCCAAGCTATTGTTCCAAATGGATCTTATTTATGATGATGGAACAACTCAAACGATCATTTCTGATGAAAGCTGGAAGTTTACAGCTGATGGACCGATACGCACCAATAACGAATATGACGGAGAGGAATATGATGCCACGAAAGAATTGAGTGGATGGGCAGATGTGGGTTATAATGATGGTCAATGGTTGAAAGCCCTACTGGTTGCAGCTCCTTTAGGCAAAGTAACGCCGCAGCCAACAAAGCATATGAAAGTGATGCAAAAGCTGGCTCCTGTGTCGATTAATAAATTGAAAGAGGATATATATATACTGGATATGGGTCAGAATTTATCGGGATGGTTGCAAATAAAAGTGAAAGGTAAAAGAGGTGCGCAAGTAAAGATGAAGTTTGCCGAAAGCCTGCAACCCGATGGACAACTGTATATTGCCAACCTTCGTGATGCCCGTGTCACTGATGTATATACCTTGAAAGGAAAAGGCGAAGAAACCTGGCATCCAACCTTTATATACCATGGCTTTCGTTATGTAGAAATTATGGGTTGGCCCGGAACGCCCTCGGTTAGCGATTTTGAAGGACATCTGGTGTATGACCAAATGACAACTGCCGGAACCCTGAAAACTTCAAATGAAGTGGTCAATAATATTGTCAAAAATGCATGGTGGGGAATAGCTTCCAATTACAAAGGTATGCCGGTTGATTGTCCGCAACGTAACGAGCGGCAGCCCTGGCTGGGTGATCGGGCGCAGGGCGCTTACGGTGAAAGTTTCCTTTTTAACAATGCATCGCTATATGCTAAATGGCTGGATGATATTGAAGAGTCGCAAACGACAGAAGGCGCGATTCCTGATGTAGCGCCTGCATATTGGAATTACTATAGTGATAATGTTACCTGGCCCGGCACTTATATTTTGGTAGCAGATATGTTGCACCAGCAATTCGGAGATCAGCAAAGCATCAAAAAGCATTATCCTTCCATGAAAAAATGGTTGGCTTACATGAAAGGCAAGTACATGAAAAATTTCATTGTAACTAAGGATAAATATGGAGATTGGTGTGTACCGCCCGAAGATCTGAAAATGATCAAATCGCAGGATAGCACACGTACGACCAACGGGCAGTTACTGGCAACCGCTTACTATTACCGGTTGCTGGGTATTATGAAACGGTTTGCAAAAATATCAGGTAACGATCGAGACATTGCAGCGTTTACTGCTTTGAGAGCCAATATCAAATCAGCCTTCAACAAAAAATTTTTCCGAACACAAACTTCCCAATATGACAATGGTACTGTAACCGCCAATTTATTGCCATTGTATTTTGGTATGACACCTGATGGCAAAGAGCAGCAGGTATTTGAAAATATTGTTAAAAAGCTCCAGTCAGATAATATGCATATCAGCACCGGGGTTATTGGTACGCAGTGGCTGATGCGTGGATTAACACAACATGGGAAAGCTGATGCTGCTTTAACGCTGGCGTCCAATAAGACTTATCCGAGCTGGGGGTATATGATCGAGAATGGTGCAACAACCATCTGGGAACTATGGAATGGCAATACCGCGAATCCGCAAATGAACTCGCAAAATCATATTATGCTTTTAGGCGATTTGCTGATTTGGATGTTTGAGGACCTGGGAGGTATAAAAGCGGCAGCGCCCGGATTTAAAGAAATAGAGATGAAGCCTTCTTTTGTGCAACAGCTCAATAATGTTGAAGCAGCTTATCAATCTGCCGCGGGTGATATTAAAAGCCAGTGGAAAAGAAACGGAAACCAAATACAATGGCAAATAGAAGTACCGGCTAACAGTTCCGCAATTATTCATATTCCTGCAGCTACGGCAACATCTATAAAAGAGGAGGGGAAAGCTATAAGCAATGCCGAAGGGGTTTCTTTGCTAAAATGGGAAAATGGAATAGCTACACTACGTATAGGCAGCGGTAATTATCAGTTTACTAATTAA
- a CDS encoding PDDEXK nuclease domain-containing protein, translating to MLSHYKQTIKELKSMILTSRYRAAALANKELLLLYFSVGKLIVEKSKSEKWGSGTLDKIATDLQKELPGLRGFSITSLKKMRVFYTEWEFFFPIGPLVTDQLEKKVRTATKKKTVKADEFGPLSTDEFRKDFLSIGFTHHYEILIKTKTVGERVFYIAKTAKEFLSVDTLIHAIKSQAHKKQGKLKNNFAATINNEIQREQALQIFKDEYLLDFINIEDPDLVDERELEDAIVRNIRKFILSIGSDFAFIGNQNRLIVDDEEFFIDLLFFNRKLQCLVAFELKKGKFKPEYLGKMNFYLSALDDLVKQPHENPSIGIVLCKSKTDKVVEFSFRDFNKSMGVATYKTSKELPAKYKGILPDPKALKELL from the coding sequence ATGTTATCCCACTACAAACAAACCATTAAGGAATTAAAGTCCATGATACTGACCAGCAGGTATCGGGCTGCAGCATTGGCTAATAAGGAATTATTGCTATTGTACTTTTCTGTTGGTAAGCTGATTGTGGAGAAATCTAAAAGTGAAAAATGGGGATCGGGCACCCTGGATAAAATTGCAACGGATCTGCAAAAAGAGCTTCCGGGGTTAAGAGGTTTTTCAATTACCAGTTTGAAGAAGATGCGTGTATTCTATACGGAATGGGAATTCTTTTTTCCAATTGGTCCGTTAGTAACGGACCAATTGGAAAAAAAAGTAAGAACTGCAACAAAAAAGAAAACTGTTAAAGCCGATGAATTTGGTCCGTTGTCAACGGACGAATTCAGGAAGGACTTTCTGTCTATCGGCTTTACCCATCATTATGAAATACTAATAAAGACAAAAACAGTCGGAGAACGTGTCTTTTATATTGCAAAGACAGCCAAAGAATTTTTATCTGTAGATACGTTAATCCACGCTATTAAAAGCCAGGCTCATAAAAAGCAAGGTAAGCTGAAAAATAACTTCGCTGCTACTATTAATAATGAAATACAGAGAGAACAAGCACTCCAGATTTTTAAGGATGAATATTTGTTGGATTTTATAAATATAGAAGATCCTGATCTGGTTGATGAAAGGGAATTGGAAGATGCTATTGTTCGTAACATTAGAAAATTTATATTATCAATAGGGAGCGATTTTGCATTTATTGGCAATCAGAACAGGCTTATCGTTGATGATGAAGAATTCTTTATTGACTTGCTCTTCTTTAATCGAAAATTGCAATGCCTGGTTGCCTTCGAACTAAAAAAGGGTAAGTTCAAACCTGAGTACCTGGGTAAAATGAATTTTTATTTGTCAGCTTTGGACGACTTGGTGAAGCAGCCACACGAAAATCCTTCGATAGGAATTGTACTATGCAAAAGCAAAACAGATAAGGTGGTGGAGTTTTCCTTCCGTGATTTTAATAAATCTATGGGTGTTGCCACTTATAAAACAAGTAAAGAACTTCCTGCGAAGTACAAAGGTATTTTACCAGATCCTAAAGCATTAAAAGAATTATTATAA
- a CDS encoding glycoside hydrolase family 2 protein encodes MMRSFLYIFLLVITAQAQAQQTEVQYLSGGGNNDMVQWDFYCTAGMNSGKWTTIGVPSCWELQGFGKYDYGFAKDSVRGKESGLYRKKFKVPVSWKGKNINIVFEGVMTDAEVKINGRLAGAKHQGAFYAFKYDISKLLNYGKENLLEVKVDKHSSNKSVNAAEREADYWLFGGIFRPVWLEVLPQTYIDDISIDAKADGSFRTKATAHGKQNTLSIKIFDKKGKLVAEKESAADNMQEYALAVKEPDLWSSEFPNLYKAVYTLSSGGKPVHTVEKKFGFRTVEVKQRDGIYVNGVKMKFKGVNRHSFRPESGRTTSYQNSVEDVLLIREMNMNAVRMSHYPPDGHFLDVCDSLGLYVIDELAGWHGHYDTPTGSLRVKEMVEHDRNHPSIVIWANGNEGGSNPELDQLFGEYDLQKRVVIHPWQLNNGIETQHYRQYNYGVSNFENGREIVMPTEFLHGWFDGGHGAGLDDYWNKMWNNPLSAGGFLWDFADQGVVRKDKKDSLDTDKHRGADGIVGPHHEKEGSFFTIKEVWSPILIERREIAAGFDGRFNIENRYQFANANSCTYTWKLKRIGMKEEQVLDGEISAPDIAAGGKGQLQVILPADWKSYDVLYITVKDQYQQELFTWSFTISRPAQKAKELVALNKDEQDIQIRETSKTYDVKVKDIELSFDRTNGLLKIVRNDKGIVPLSNGPVIQEGVNNFSKISYKYDKDKNLVISSAFDKKKSFNTLQWVIYRNGWIQLQVNYFPDSLHTKMLGINFDLPENQMRSVTYMGKGPYRVWKNRLKGGAFDVWNKKYNNTETGEQWDYPEFKGYHANFYGGIINTEGQSFAIATETEDLFLRLYGAKWKTDQWHNYEPWFPKGDISFMNAIPSIGSRTQTRETTGPMGQDNIYYDYEKDPTRALRIVLWFKFGDK; translated from the coding sequence ACAATGATATGGTACAGTGGGACTTTTATTGTACCGCGGGAATGAATTCTGGTAAGTGGACTACAATAGGTGTACCTTCTTGCTGGGAGTTGCAGGGCTTTGGCAAGTATGACTATGGTTTTGCAAAGGACAGTGTCAGGGGAAAAGAATCAGGGTTGTATAGAAAGAAATTTAAAGTGCCCGTTTCATGGAAAGGTAAAAACATCAATATCGTTTTTGAAGGTGTTATGACAGATGCTGAAGTAAAGATCAATGGCCGGTTGGCAGGCGCGAAACACCAGGGCGCTTTCTATGCTTTCAAATATGATATCTCAAAATTATTGAACTATGGGAAAGAAAACTTACTGGAGGTAAAGGTAGATAAGCATTCATCTAACAAAAGTGTTAATGCTGCTGAGCGTGAAGCCGACTACTGGCTTTTTGGCGGTATTTTCAGACCCGTTTGGCTGGAGGTATTACCTCAAACTTATATCGACGATATCAGTATTGATGCAAAAGCTGACGGAAGCTTCCGTACAAAAGCTACTGCTCATGGTAAGCAAAATACACTAAGCATCAAAATTTTTGATAAGAAAGGTAAACTGGTAGCTGAAAAAGAATCCGCAGCGGATAATATGCAGGAGTACGCGTTGGCGGTTAAGGAACCTGACTTATGGAGCAGCGAATTTCCCAATTTGTATAAGGCAGTGTATACTCTGTCCAGCGGAGGAAAACCGGTTCATACGGTCGAAAAGAAATTTGGTTTTAGAACCGTGGAGGTTAAACAGCGGGATGGCATTTATGTGAATGGCGTAAAAATGAAGTTTAAGGGGGTTAACAGGCATTCTTTCAGACCGGAAAGTGGCAGAACCACCAGTTATCAAAACAGTGTTGAAGATGTATTGCTGATCAGGGAAATGAATATGAATGCAGTGCGCATGAGCCATTATCCGCCAGACGGGCATTTTCTCGATGTTTGTGACTCACTTGGCCTGTATGTGATTGATGAGTTAGCCGGCTGGCATGGCCACTATGATACGCCCACCGGTTCATTACGCGTGAAAGAAATGGTTGAGCACGATCGTAATCATCCTTCTATTGTTATCTGGGCGAATGGTAATGAAGGTGGCAGTAATCCGGAACTGGATCAACTTTTTGGTGAATACGATTTACAGAAGCGCGTGGTAATTCATCCCTGGCAATTGAATAATGGTATCGAAACGCAGCACTACCGCCAGTACAACTATGGTGTGAGCAATTTTGAAAATGGCCGTGAAATAGTGATGCCTACTGAGTTTTTGCATGGATGGTTCGATGGCGGACATGGCGCGGGGTTAGACGATTACTGGAATAAAATGTGGAATAATCCTTTAAGTGCAGGCGGCTTTCTTTGGGACTTTGCTGATCAGGGTGTGGTAAGAAAGGATAAGAAGGATTCGCTGGACACCGATAAGCATCGTGGCGCTGACGGAATAGTAGGACCTCATCACGAAAAAGAAGGCAGCTTTTTTACGATTAAAGAAGTGTGGAGTCCGATATTAATTGAGCGCAGAGAAATAGCAGCTGGATTTGACGGCAGATTCAATATAGAAAATCGCTATCAGTTTGCTAATGCAAATAGCTGTACTTACACCTGGAAGCTAAAACGCATAGGTATGAAAGAAGAACAGGTATTGGATGGCGAGATCTCAGCGCCTGACATAGCTGCTGGCGGCAAAGGACAGCTGCAGGTAATATTACCAGCAGACTGGAAATCTTATGATGTATTATATATAACTGTAAAGGACCAATACCAACAGGAGTTGTTTACCTGGAGCTTTACCATTAGCAGGCCTGCACAAAAGGCAAAAGAGTTAGTGGCCTTGAATAAAGATGAGCAGGATATACAGATTCGTGAAACCAGTAAGACTTATGATGTAAAAGTAAAAGATATTGAATTGTCGTTTGATAGAACCAATGGCCTATTAAAGATCGTTCGTAACGATAAGGGCATTGTTCCATTGTCGAATGGCCCGGTGATACAGGAAGGCGTGAATAATTTTTCGAAAATTTCTTATAAATATGACAAGGATAAGAATTTAGTGATCAGCTCTGCTTTTGATAAGAAGAAAAGCTTCAATACACTGCAATGGGTAATCTATCGCAATGGCTGGATTCAGTTACAAGTGAATTACTTCCCCGATTCATTACATACAAAAATGCTGGGTATTAATTTCGATCTGCCTGAGAACCAGATGCGGTCTGTAACTTATATGGGTAAAGGACCTTATCGTGTATGGAAGAACCGGTTAAAAGGAGGCGCATTTGATGTGTGGAATAAAAAATACAACAATACCGAAACAGGTGAGCAATGGGACTATCCTGAGTTTAAAGGTTATCACGCAAACTTTTACGGTGGAATCATTAACACCGAAGGACAGAGTTTTGCAATAGCTACAGAGACGGAGGATCTGTTTCTGCGTTTGTATGGCGCCAAATGGAAAACTGATCAATGGCATAATTATGAGCCCTGGTTTCCAAAAGGTGATATCTCTTTTATGAATGCAATCCCGTCAATTGGTTCCAGAACGCAAACCCGGGAAACTACCGGTCCCATGGGCCAGGATAATATTTATTACGATTACGAGAAGGATCCTACACGGGCGCTGAGAATCGTTTTATGGTTTAAATTTGGAGATAAATAA